From Brassica rapa cultivar Chiifu-401-42 chromosome A06, CAAS_Brap_v3.01, whole genome shotgun sequence:
TGAGGGGGAGGGTgtattcaatataacatttgagGTGATTTGACTTCTAATGgagttttagatgattttaatAAATTGCTGAGATTTAAGTGATTTTTGTTAAACCACTCTAAAATATAACCTAAAACCATGAGGGAGGgtattcaatataacatttgagGTGATTTGACTTCTAATGgagttttagatgattttaatAAATTGCAGAGATTTAGGTGATTTTTGTTAAACCACTCTAAAATATAACCTAAAACCATGAGATTtgggttttagttttttttttttaactaagaaactCCAACCAAACATCCTAAAATCACATGAAAGCTTTAAAACTccacaatttaaaatattttcaataacaatagattttaaaGTACTCTAAAAAACGTTAAGTTCAATAACAGttgattttaaatgaatttttaaaatttatgtttgaaTAACAGtatatttgtcattttaatacaaatcactAAAACTCTCACTTGAATACACTCCTTAAGTGTGACCGAAAGTTAGGCTTATAGATTAGAGAAGCAAGTATGAGAACTCCGAAGTGTGAGCTAGCCACAAGACTCGCATGTGTGAAACAAATAGTATGGAGGTACTATTATGAATTACCAAGTTGATACTACGTACTTATAAGACTAATTATAGAGCTGAACTTTTCAATTAATTAGGAAATGCTGATAGAATTaatcttagagcatgattaacccggAGTTCTTAGGATGAAGTTTTTAGTGgaaatcaaaaactatttttaaacttttaactATAAAAGTGAATAACTGGTTCTTAAATAAGGACTTTAAGAACCgattctttgtttttttagttaaaagttaagaaacagTTTTTTAACTTCTGCTAGAATCCCACGCTAAAAATTTCgggttaatcatggtcttaAGAACCTATGTATTATAACTTGTCTGTAGGCTCCATCAATTTTTAATATAGTCAGAGCATCTCCAATAGTGCATCAAAATGAGggaaaacatcaaaaaatgaggaaaATCCATCTCCAATGGTACTTCATTTTGAGGGAAAAAATGAGGATATGAACAGTATTCCCTCAAATTTGAGGGAACACTATTCACAACCTCATTTTgatgtcaagttttttttatttacataatagtccTTTAGTTTTGACAATCTTTATTTTatgcataaacaaaacattaacattaaacataatttttataactttatattcaATATGTATATACtgattaaactttttaaaatataattactaataattagttattaaaatataacttataattttataaattataatatataattaaaataaaataaaatagaaaacaatacCATCGAGATACATAACTAATACAAAGtggaaaaaatataataataatactgTTTAAGTAAAATTCTACTATTACTTTGTATGTTGTTATGTAactttattaatgtaataaatatttgttttttataagtTAAAGTTTGGTTAAATTGTAAAATTTCAAAGGTGTTATttgcaataaataaaaagttaaaaatgaatataataagAATTGAGGGAGAAAATGAGAAGAACCATTGGAGTAAATCACAACCTCATTTTAAGTTTACATCATTTTaaggaaaaaatcaaaaaaatgaggGAAACCATTAGAGATGGTCTCAGTGCTTTGACATATATATCTAAGCATAGTAATTAAAAAAGTtatgatattttcatatttgttttttataagtTAAAGTTTGGTTAAATTGTAAAATTTCAAAGGTGTTATttgcaataaataaaaagttaaaaatgaatataataagAATTGAGGGAGAAAATGAGAAGAACCATTGGAGTAAATCACAACCTCATTTTAAGTTTACATCATTTTaaggaaaaaatcaaaaaaatgaggGAAACCATTAGAGATGGTCTCAGTGCTTTGACATATATATCTAAGCATAGTAATTAAAAAAGTtatgatattttcatatttgttttccTTTCCAAAGAATTCACATTAAATATCGGATATAACTGTATATTATCAGATCCATTACTTTACATATTTAATATCAATATATTGGCTGTCTGGATCACCGGAACGAACCAATGGGCCATTCAGGATTCTTATGCAATCCCGTGAAGTGAATAGTATTAAGATAATTTAACTAATAATTGGAAATATTTGGTTTcttatgtaaaataattaaaatcatgtgtggCGGCAGAAGGCCAACTTGCATTTTCAgtctaattttgatttttaattctcaattttaaatgttttaggGCCAAAAAATATCGTCTCATATATATGTTGAAAACCATTACGATGAAATATACGCTATATATATTAAGGGATAAAATTACCGCGAACttttaaacaaaagaagaaatgtCTATTATTAAATTCACATCCCCAAAGCTACTTgtagttttattatatttttggtagTAAAAATGCTTCAGCTTCACATTTGTTTTCTGTTCAACGATTAGCGTCTATTATAAGTGTATAACTGATAGCTACCCGGTCTTGAGATTTGTAGGGCTGGaagcaaacaaaataaaattggtATTGAACCCTCTAACAGAGGCAGCTTATAACACAACTAATAGCCAGCTGAACTGACGGGTACTTTACCAAAAAGAGGGCCGGTTaattagttattattattaggGCCGGAAGCGCGCGAGTGCTTCCCTTGCTTGCCGCAAGAGCCGGCAAGCTTCATAACTCACAAGCAAGTGGTACGTTGAGCTGCAGCAAATAAAACTAAtaagtactccctccgttttttaatactccctccgttttttaatataagtcgttttacagctatacacgtagattaagaaaaccattaatttcttatattttctagacaaaaacatcattaattatttacctaaccacaattcaaccaatagaaaaatagaagatatattaccattggtcatacaacattaattattaataaattttacattgaaaaccaaaacgacatataatttggaacaaaaaagtttctctaaaacgacttatattaaaaaacggagggagtataagtcgttttagagaaacttttttgttccaaattatatgtcgttttggttttcaatgtaaaatttattaataattaatgttgtatgaccaatggtaatatatcttctatttttctattggttgaattgtggttaggtaaataattaatgatgtttttgtctagaaaatataagaaattaatggttttcttaatctacgtgtatagctgtaaaacgacttatattaaaaaacggagggagtatactTTATAAAGTGAATCCACTCTCTCGTAAGTCGTAGCTAATAAGCATACTTTCAACTGAGTTAcaatttcttaaaattataGTACATGAGGAACTTATATTTGATGCTACAAAAGGACGTTCATATGACCTAGaattatgtttcaaaatacTTTTCCTCGGTTTCAGAATTTGTACTTTACACTCATATTAACCTTTTCGAAACACtggttttaatttttcttttatttttccgAAATCCTATTTACATAAGTTTCGAGATACTGCGATGATGAAGATCCATCATGTTATTTAGAGAAGATTCTTCATCACCGATCAACCATGTCGTAACTAATTCTCTGGTTGTTTATCTTTGATTCTTGTAATGCGTGAGAAGCGCATGGAATTATGTTTGATTTATGATTATTTAGGGTTGCATTTAgtgatttttttctataatcGAAGGtttcgctttttttttttgtaaaaaaagttAGCAGCATTAGCCTCAGAAttacattaattaattaaaatgctCTTTGGTAGAAGCAAAAATAAGGCCTTTGTacagttaaaaataaataaactaaaaaatatgaaaaaaacagttttaaatgATCGATTTTAACATCAAGTAATCTGTAGTTCTGTATATAAAAacctcaatatataaaaaaatgtgaaTCATTCAACGACAGCTAGACGATTGTAAAAGATGATGTCGTTGGTATATGTGTGGTAAATCGCCTCGTTGTACACTCATGATCGATCATATCttgttttatacatttgttTGTGAAGGGCACTAGAGAACCAGCATTGTCACTATCACATGGTTCTATGGCCACCATGCATTGTAATATAATATTCATAAACGTATTGTTAGAGTCCCTACTTGGATAATTGAATTGAAGGGCAGAAATTTTTACATAATGGGAATAAgggaaacatttttttttttctgaagtaAGGGAAACATAGTTATCAATTAAATCTAAACTTGACGGTTTTGGataaaaagaagttttattaaaaaatatgggAATTTTGTACTAGTATATGTACTATTACGAATGTGTTTTAACACACTATGATTACAGATGGGTTGTTTTTCAATATTGTAAGGATGTTTTGTCAATATTTGTATGCTAAGATGAACCGTTACATCATACTAGCTAGCGTCTAGGACCGAGCTTCAACCTGATGAGGAGGagggggtcagctgacccccgtgattttttttttttgttgtttagaTTGAAAATTTGTGAAGGTGAAATGAAAATTGGTTAATTTATGAACAACTAGCCcccttatatttttaatctttacacttcttttaatttattatatagttatattAATATTCATCCCCGTGAAAAGAATTCCTATCTCAGCCACTGGTTTTAACAAGGCTGTATTGTCCAGCTACGTAAACGTTACAACAAAATATAATGCTAAATCCACGGAAATCGTGACAGGAAGGAAACGAACTGTCTTAATATTTCACGTAGCTCCTTCTCTTCACTATCATCACTATCTCATGGATattacaaaaatgaagaagaacAAATATTTGGTTTAAGTGTAATTAGGAAAATGTCATTTAAATATACTTTCTAATTACAAAGAGCATGTACAAAAgaattcattttaaaaactaGATTAAAGAGTTTGGCTTTTCtatatttaaaacttagaatattGTGACATGAAATTCAAACAAATTAACTTGTAACAATTTgtaacaaaattacaaatacaTACAGCTGTTCAGATTGTAGggcaaaaaataatttttaattgcaATTTCCCTTAACGATATTTGATAATTGTAATCAATCATTCAAAAGATTTCACATCCCACAGTATATCTTATGGTCGTTCTTGGGCTTTTCTTGAAACCATTATAAAAGCTACCTCAATCCCCTTCATTTCTCCACACCCAATTCATCCACAACATAGCTAGTGAACAGTGTCTTCAAAACAAAACATGGCTTCAAGCTCCATAGCTCTTTTCTTAGTTTTCAATCTCCTCTTCTTCACAACAATCTCCGCATGCGGTAGCTGCACCCCTTGCGGAGGAGGTTGCCCCTCTCCCAAGCCAAAGCCAAAGCCAACTCCTAAACCAAGCCCTAGCTCTGGCATGGGAAAGTGCCCTAAAGATACACTCCAGCTCGGTGTCTGCGCCAATGTGCTCAACGGTCTCCTCGACTTGACCCTTGGCAAGCCACCGGTTGAACCATGCTGCAGCCTCATCCAAGGACTCGCTGATGTTGAAGCAGCCGTTTGTCTCTGCACCGCTCTTAAGGCCAACGTTCTTGGAATCAACTTGAACCTTCCAATCTCTCTAAGTCTTCTCCTCAATGTTTGCAGCAAACAAGTTCCTCCTGGCTTTCAGTGCTAATCAACTAtatcatatataatttaaacaCATTTACGTATATATATCTTCTTGTTTTGGACAGACAAGGtgattttatatacttttaatattgtGTGCTTTTATCTTTGTGTGTTCTTATTCTAGTCTTCATGTTATGGGATTCATTGGGGTCGAATTATGTTTCTCTCTTGGTGATCCGTAAAGATTCTTGAAGTTCACTGTTTCATTATTTTCCATTACTCTTATATTGGGGGTGTTATTGTTGTATTGGTTGTATTATGATTCTATgaattaataaaagaaaatattttttaagttatgCATTCATTTTAGTATATTATGGGTTCAAATTTGTATGCCAgtactacaaaaaaatattcatttggtTCGTCTTCTACGAATACATCGTTAATAGGAGTGGATCTGATCTTAAAATTGTTTGTTGTTTTCAATGTCCTAGAAAAAGGAAAACTATCCGATAGGGAAAGCAAAGTTTTGTAAACaattattatcattattttaaatattttcttttattttaagagAAGTCTCAAACCTAGCTAGATGACCTTTTTAAtgaattatatttagtttaccATTGCATTTTATCTTTTCAATTATTAGAAAGAAACAATGTAATACGAGATGTTTTTAGCCAGTcgtatttttttgatcaaatgcCGGTTGTATTTAATACAAGAAAAAGTAGTCATGGTAGATTTAATTTCTGAAAATTTACGGAAATTTCTGGCAATTAAGATAAGCAATTCTAAAAACACAAATTTGTATATACCcactttatataaaataaaagtctGTTTACTAAAGTACTATAATGTTATAGGTTACTAGTTATATGATGGTAAATCTTGAAAACCTTAATTTGATATCAGAATTTTGCACAttagcaatatatatataaatacacgTATGCACATATATTAGATTCACCAAATAGAATATAATTAATCAGTTGTCGGATATATCATGTCAAATCCTTGATAAAAGCCTAAGGCCTTTACTCTTAGTGCATGTATctttcaaaagaaaagaaaaaaatcacgCTAGACAATGTAGAATAAGATACCTAAATATACATGTGTCGACTGTTCAAAACActcaatacaaaaaaaaattaaaatatttttaaagtctcAATGATAAAGGATGCTATCAGTTAAAGGATTTTTATTGTCACTCTGAAGCATTTAATCTAATCATACAAAACTTTGCAAttccaaaactaaaaataaatctttgcattttattaaacttttttatgTCAAATATCACTATAAAATTAATCTTTGCATTTGATTAAATttactaacattttttttacaaaatgtcAAATTTACTGGAAAGTTTTATTAGAAACTAAGCCATATATTTTGCGACACGCAGACATTAAAATATCTTAGAAGACACTCTGTCTCAAGCGGTGGTCGGGCAGGCCTGACGTCTCGATCAGTTTATAAAATGTTGAGTTTTAAAGTATTTCTATCCCTActtcattttttcctctaaaatgaagtaaaagtgaatatggagtaaggaaTATTTCAACTTAATTTCATATCTTcctccataatgaaatttactccataaatagagtaatctgttttttgtttgttcatcattcCATAATGAAATGAGAAATATAGTAGAATTGaagcaattttattttattttcaattttcctccattttgaaaagaaaataaaattttatattggaAATGCTCTTATTACCATTGTCTTCATGCAAAGGCATTAAGTACATTAATACATTGTTTACAAATGAAATGCATTTAGTTGTAAAGATACCAAATTACCAATGCATATTATATACATACAAAAATATCAGTacatcaaaatataaaacacatcgagaataagcctaaagatCAGAACTCATCCAGCGATTTATTCGATAAACCATGGAAAGTTTATGGAATAATGATTTATTAGTCTTATGAAAGCTACATGTGAACAAAATGACAAGTTACTACGCCAAGGAGTaatatatagtgtttaatcatGTCAGTATTTTGAAGCTAAAAAGAGATGGCTTTAATTATGAACATATTCAAAATTGCGCATATGATGATCAAAGATAAGATCTAAGTGATTGAACAGTACACAAAAACGATCCTTCCCCGTGAATGAAGAATCTAGTGAAAGAATATAATAGAGTAACTTATAAGATCCCTTTTGGTCGTCACATGGAACTTCGAAGGAAATGAAGTGGAGTACTAAATGGtgtgtttttttattgtttggGCTTTTCGGCAGAGCAGTCACCACTAAATTCAATAAAGTGGAAAGATTCCAAACCACGTATGGTCTCAAACCACATGCAATCCCAAGGGGAAATTCATAATACATTTACGATTGGCTacaaatgttttatattattcagataaacaaatattattattatctcattgttatatgtatacatatatgaGACAGGTAACAGATACGATGCTAATTCGAGGTCAGAAGATTCTAGGGCTAGAGATTGCTTTCACGTACGATCATTCTCCCGATTACTTTTAAAcctccaaaaactaattaagtaattaaaaaatatatagaactaATCTAAAACGAGAGAACTTACAATTTATGTCATCATAGATTTTTGTCACGGTGCATAGCGTGTCAATGTAGAGTTGGATGGTCCCTTGGGAGCAATTATAAATTCGATGGATGCACTACGCATATAGTGAACCCGTGAActctctttgttttcttcttacTCTTAGTTCAATAAAAACCTTCGATATTACAAtggtgtatcgatcgattaaTTAAGAAAGGGTGTAAGCAATCTCCACTTTCGATTTTGTATCATGTATCTAGCTAAAATCCAAAACAAAGAACTAGTGGATATTGCGACGTgtgctttatttatttttttgcaacCTTCACTTTTGGTTATAGTTTTGCCGACATTTCATGACTGCAGATTGGTCTGAATTAGCAGGTCAACCGGCTTGAATTTATGTGCTACGAAATGAATAAGAACTATACCAATTAATTTATGATGcatatttttattcaaatagGTGGATTAAGTAGATGTTTTTTTCCTGTGAATGGGTAGAGTTTAATCAGCATTTATTTTGTATAGAACTATATATAGATGAAGATGATCCTGTTTACAATTTTTCAGACATTTTGcatttttgtattgtttaacaGATTATAACAGTTTCATCACTAATTTACAAATAGCAAGCAACAATAACATAATTTTCCATAGCCCCATGTTGCCTAGAAACTTTGTATTTGCTACAACAGTACAACTCATGATAACTATTTGATTTATACAGTGTAACCATCGCAAACAATTATTCGTAACAATACTTTTCTGTTAAAATTATTAGCAACAAATTCCCACGTTTTCGTAACGagttttaaataaaacttcaaTTTCAACAATAATACATTAATACCTATGTAATATCAATAACAATttgtcaattatatatatatctcaaatttttgttttttcataaaCATTTAAGACAATGTTGCAAGTTAGGCTTTCGGCTCATATAACAATGTTTATTGGTCTTGCACACTGGCCAAACTAGGCCCAAACAAACAAGCCCACTACTCCTAGGTAACTATTTTCTTCCCTACCTGAAATGTATTGAACGAATATATCTTTTGTTGCCATAGGTAACTATTTTCATTCTGTAGAAAAAGGTTTGACCTGTTCTTTCACATCCGTCGGCAAATATGATTTTCCTGCACCCCATATCGCAACAAACCGCTATTTTCTAGGTTAATCACGGATTAAGTTTTAAACTTTGAAAGTTAACTAAAAGCAAAAATGGATCGGACTAAAGAATAGGTTAGATATAAACGGGTGAGCTAAACATGGGCTGAGATAAAAGTGGTCTGAGGCGTACATCACAATTTACGTTAGTCTTACGGGCTGACTGGTTCAAatgcagcggttgcggttgtgagagtttgtggatgcggaaAGTTGcagtttctagcggttttaaaagatttgtacGACTAGTAGTCtagtactgcggttaaaaattggtgcgtttgcgggtgacttaagattggttaactaccaaatgcggtaacactcaaataataaattaataatatttacatttaatataataataaaaattcaaaaatcataaaattataataaatataaaatttatatttagaaagttacaattttaattttaaaaaatttattgaaattgtttatattataaaattttataatattaattaaaatataatagatatattttaatattttcataatttcagttttaaattttttattaaatatttttacttttgtatatatattgttttttaaaaaagaaaaaaaagtttaccctcccgcaaccgcccgcaaccgcaaacgctagctggagccagcttttgaatttatgagattcggagcggtttgaaacggtttagagcgatttgagtgattgttgcaaaccgccgacaaccgctaccaaccgaaaaagctgcgtttgcgggtggtattgggaaaaccagtcgccccttTAGTGTTGATCAGTTCCCTAGGTCTCAATTAGGCCTGAAAAAAAACCGGAACTGAAGAACCTAACCGGATTCGAACTGAAATACCCGAAACCAGAACTATACGGAAACCCTCAAATATCCGAACGGTTACCATTAGGCctgagcaaaaaaaaagaaccgaGAACTAcccgaatatataaaaaatattaattatatatacatataacataactaaatgtatatttttaatttaagaatctattaaaactatcaaaaaatatttgaaaataactaaattattataaagtatccaAATTAACCAAAAGTATCCAAAAGTATTTGGAtagttttattcaaaatatccaaagtaatctgaaatatccaaattttttatctaaatcatcctaattatttgatattttacacTAAATAACCGATATTTTATCCGAATTATCTGAACTACCCAAACTACCCAAACCAGAACCAAATGAGAACCAAATTTTTTCGAGTATTTTCCGGTTCCTAGTTTTACTATCTgatctgaaccgaacccgaaactaTTCGGACCGAACTAAAAATAGGTAAGATAGTAAATGGATCATTTAGCCTCCTATCCAAACTACCAAatacccgaaccgaaccaaacccaTACCCGAAATGCTCAGGCCTACTCTCTATGGTTGGCGAATGTACACTCTGAATAGGAATATTTGGTTAGTTTATGTTGgaaataatttctttttttagtaACTTTTGAATTCAAGTGTTCTGCTTTGATTTTGAAAAGCGAAAAGAGACTTCCATTGGGTCATCGATTATAATCACTTAATCATCTCCTATGACTATTTCGAAGGACTATTACTCTATTAGGTTACTGGTATCTATTTTGattcaaatttcaaaactaaaagTACAATCAGGCCTTTTGCACTCTTAAGAGTCGTATAAATGGACCGTCTGAAAAAGTACTCTTGctgaatgtaaaaaaaaacactcaactTCAGTGTGATGCGTATGTAACGAAAACGgcagagacaaaaaaaaagacactttGTATAACTGAAATCAAATAGTATAActtttttaatgaaaactcAAATGGATTTAAATTTCATGTTCTTTGTAAACTTTTTGGCTACGACCAAAAATGTAAACAATATGTAGAAACCATCAAAATACCATATATTTGATTTCAACATGACCAAATATCTGATTACATTACATCATCATAAACCCAAACAAACGatagaaatacatataaattttgataaaatataaattaataaaaaggaCACCGAAATGAGACCAATGAAGGTCATATATTGTTTCTTGCTCTTTACTCTTCGGCCTTCTCGGCGGCGACTTCCTCAGCAGCCACGACTTCCTCTGCTTcggtcttcttctcctcctcctcaacAACAGCTGGAGTTTCAGTCTCctcctctttctcttcttcctttGGCTCCTCCACAACCGCTGGATTTTctgtcttctcttcttcctcttctaccTTTGGTTCCTCCGTTTCtttctctgcttcttcttctttttcctctgCCTCTTCCACAACCACATCTTTGCTCGTTTCTACCACTGGTGCTTCAGATTCTTCTTCTGTTACGGCGGCTGGAGCAGGAGCAGACTCTGTCGTGGCGACGACTTTTTCCGGCTGTTCCGTCACTTCTGGCTCCTCCACCGTCTTTGTTGGCACCTCAACGTTCTCTGCTGCTGGAGCAATCACTTGTTCATTCTGTAAGCAAAGACACACTTAGCAAACAAAAAACTGTCTCCCGTTTTTATTAGATTAAACGGCGAGCAGTCCGTCATATTTGGCCTGAAATTGAtctaggtttttattttttttttttttttgaactttagtTTTTTATTGTTAGTGATAGACATTCTACGTGATACATGTAACTTGCAAGTAAGCTGATCGTTTGTACAAATATTTAGATGGTAAGTCAAATCTAACTATATCCACACAGAAATTTGATTATAGATGGGATATGGATAATCTAAGGTGGATAATCTAACATTTTGAAATATCTCAattaagtaattttttaatctagtgttattggttctttttttttttttgatcaagtgttattggttcttAAATTTACTATCtctttatcaaaagaattaaaaatctattgttattcaATCAAAAATTTGAATACAACAATAAAATTCTGGTGTTATTTATCTCTAATAGATTTTACAATCAATTGACTTAAAACTATTAGAATGGATTTGATTCATATGTAAATTGTAAAACTAACCTTATaccttaagattttaaaatcatttcttATATCAACAAGCACTAATGTAAAAAGTTTTAGCTATCATCATTTTTCAGAAAAAGTCATCGTcacaaaacatttttatttaaccTAACATTGTTTTCATTTTACCAAAACATGGTACAATAGGATCTTAAGATGCTATATTGGGTACAAAAATACAAATCTCATgcaaaatattatagaaatttgaaaaaacaaatcgaTGGATTTGTTAATCATTTGTTATTCAGTTTAATTTTAGTGTAGAAATCAAATGACATTATgttgaatttataaatacaatgaTGCAGATTTAAGAAATTAGATTCAAATGAATAATGAATCAATCTGAGATGAACAATACAATTGAAATCTGATATGTTTTAAATCTAATAGAGTTTAATTATACAACCAATAACACCCCCTAAGTAATATAGACTTGATATCATATGCtgaaccaaaagaaaaagacttGACATCATACCTCAACGGTGGCCATTTCGAAATGACAAAGTAAAAGaggaaaaatataaagatgagAAGAGAAATAAAAGTGTATGTGATGCTTTGGTGAGTGAAGAGCTTTGATCAAGAGGAGAGCTATTTATAGTAGAAGCAAATGCCTAATGCTTTacgattatatttttttaatataaatatatatgtcaaaaaatataattatctgttttttctttgtctACACTGTTATTATAGAATCATAATGATGAATATTTCACATGAAAGCATCTTTAtccttaaatataaaaatacttatGTACTATTTTACACCTCATGCCACATACACATAGAACCTCATCACTCAACCATTACCTACCAAgttgtaataataataataaatgttttatcTAATTTTCAGTTAAAGAACTTGAATTCTGTAGCTGAAAATtagataaaacattttttattattattatttcagctAAAGAACTTGGATTCTGTTAgccatttctcaaaaaaaaaaacttgaattctgttttacaaaaaataaattagttatatGCAGTAAAATATCTTGATATGTATTTGTTTCTTCTCCTGTAACCTTAGTGAACGTTACAACATACCTTTCATGTTTTCATCGATGAACTCTTAATTATTGAATTGAACGTT
This genomic window contains:
- the LOC103872028 gene encoding 14 kDa proline-rich protein DC2.15, producing the protein MASSSIALFLVFNLLFFTTISACGSCTPCGGGCPSPKPKPKPTPKPSPSSGMGKCPKDTLQLGVCANVLNGLLDLTLGKPPVEPCCSLIQGLADVEAAVCLCTALKANVLGINLNLPISLSLLLNVCSKQVPPGFQC
- the LOC103872029 gene encoding major latex allergen Hev b 5-like; the encoded protein is MATVENEQVIAPAAENVEVPTKTVEEPEVTEQPEKVVATTESAPAPAAVTEEESEAPVVETSKDVVVEEAEEKEEEAEKETEEPKVEEEEEKTENPAVVEEPKEEEKEEETETPAVVEEEEKKTEAEEVVAAEEVAAEKAEE